The sequence below is a genomic window from Arvicanthis niloticus isolate mArvNil1 unplaced genomic scaffold, mArvNil1.pat.X pat_scaffold_828_arrow_ctg1, whole genome shotgun sequence.
CAGGTACAGCTGGAAAAATCAGAAGAGATGGAAATATAAAAGCAGGTCAACTTATATCTCAAGAAGCATAGAGAATACACTCAAGTAAAAGTAGCTGAGAAGGATTCATTTTCTCTGGGACTAGAAACACAGTGAATAATGAGAGCATGGGGAGAAACAGTGATTTCAGTGCATCAGGGAACCTCTGTCACTCACTGAACCAGCTGCCAGAACACTCTGGCTCTGCTCCAAAATTCCAAATCCAGAAACTTCCAGGGCAGAGACTGAAATACATTTCTATTAAGAGTATAAGTGGTGCCCTATCCGAAAGAATGTCATTCACAGATAGAGAAccattgagaaaattaaaaaaaaaaaaatgaagtcatggTTGAAGCTAGTAGGTGTAGGAGTCCAAAGCAGAAGTGTTAGGAACAGGCCAGATAACAGAACCCGAGAGAGCCCTGTTTGTAACAGGCATCAATATTAGGAACTATGGCATTCAGTTCATCAACTATGTCCTCATGTTCCTCCCATTATACACCTATAGTTGAGAAGCCTTATTGTCTCAGTCCCTGTAAAAGAGCCTGCTAAAACAGAAGGCAATGAGAAAGTTTGAGAGTAGATTGAGAATAACTAAAAAACAgtggcttttttttgtttttgttttttgttgttgttgttttgttttgatttttattaagaaataaattgtAATTTGCCTTTTTCAGGCTTGCAAATATATTATTGTGGTCATATATCTTCAGAGCATTGTAAATTCCTGAAAAACTTTAAGCAATGGTAATaaaatttctctttctgtaaCAAGACTTCACAGAACATAATGCAGATGATAGATTAGACTGGAAATAGCATTATGCTGAAATATTAACATTGACAGGATTGAGCAGCTTTCTGAGTTATTTAAGAAGTGTGTTGAATAAGATATGAAGGATTGaggtataatttaaaaatgactactaaatttttggttgaaaaatgtattaaattGTTATAACATGCACAGGCAGAAGTCTTCAGAAAGAATAGGTTCAGGGAAGATAAATGATGCATTATGTTTGGGACTTTCTGCTTCTGAAGTATTTGTGAGATAATCATGATAAATACCTACTAAATGAGTAAGATAACTGTAAAACTCAGTGTTGAAGATACATACTGGTAAAAGTTCAGTATGAAAATGCTAATCAAGCTCACAGTGAGGCAAGAAAAACAAGTTATATGAGGTTTGTGGTGCTGGTGGTTTACCAGCATGAATTACTAAATTAGGGAGAAAGGTGCATATTTTGATTTATGTTGACTAAGATCACCTTAGTTTAGTACAAGCATTAAATGTTGAGAAGCAGGGCTAAAAGAGGACACAGAAACATGAGGAACTCACTGCTGAAACTATATAAGTGTAGACTGTTGTCTAacgacagaaaaaaaaagatgacaaattAGGTCATGACAGCAAGAGTACAATAAATGAAAACCTTGAATAAATATACCAGTGGCCTCAATGCAAAAATGCTTTttgagaaatatataaataataatgcccacttattcttgtgtgtgtgtgagtgtgtgtgtgcgcgcgcgcgcgagcgcaTGCGTGTGTTGTGTCTACCTGTGTGCATCTAAGGCCCTTGTGAATCATAGTGACTAATCAATTCAGTGATCCATGGCTGTGGTCTCTAGTCCATTATCTGGTAGGCCATTTTCAATGGTTCTAACATATTATTTCCATGTCaccatttttggttttttaatttccgtgaagaaaaatatatataaataatctaTAAAGAAAGACATTATAGAAAACTAATAATTTAATCCCACAAAGCTCAAATACAAGCAATGATAATATATATGGAGACAACTTATATATTAAAGAGTCTTGTGAGCTAAAATTGCCATGTTCTAATCAAATGAATGATCACAAATTTCTAGTGAGAACTTACTGAAATGACTAGGGCAATTGCTGCACATATTATCAAGCACATTGATTTCTATTTGAAAACCAACTTTCTACCTGTAAAATTTATATGGCTTTACTGTAACTGACCCTACATTATAGGCTCTGGCTTCAGTTAAATATTTGATACATACCTCAGCTACACTTTTTGCTGCACTGAATAGTTGCAAAATTTAGTTTATAAACTCGGCCAGAACCATAAACTCAATTTAagtcttttataaatttttcatgGTAAAGTTAATACATTTCTTCTTGGATAATATAGACCTGCTGGTGGAATATTCAGGGAAACAAACAAGAAGTCACACATCAGACAGCACATCATAATACCATGGACAGAaggacaccaggcacatatgttATCCCCgactttacaaaataaaaaccagtaaATATTCATTTTTGGTTAAACAGTCTCAGGTAAGTCACTAATTATCTACCCTAGTTACCATTAGgaactgataataataataataaatattaaatgaatagtAAGAGCAGAGGAGAAACCTTTTGGGAATCCAAGTGGAGGACCTTCAATATTCTACATTTGGCTTCAAGGCAAATAAGCAAACATATTTTATTAGGTTCTAAAAGAGtatgcaaaattaaaatataaatgttctaTTTAAGCAGAACTTCTGTTAAATAGCTGATAAACTGCACAGTTTGAGATCTTAGTAAATTCcaaacaaataaaggaaatataaaaagatttgaaaataaattgacaatttattttacttttctttattttctattcaaTGTCATACATATTCTTTCTATCTGCTTTCCGGGAGAAAACTCTTTGTTGACAATAATTTAATGTCAGCAAAGTGATAACTAGTCAAATATTGAAAGTAAGTGACAGTGACTAGAACATGAAGTTCCACTTCTCCTGGAATATATATGAGCAGATATTGAATACCAGAGAAAGACATTTCATCTTCTTCAATGATGCAACCACAGATAACTATCTCATTTTCAATAAATACCCTCCTATACATGCTTAAGTAAAAAATTCTAATTAGACTCAGTGgatcaaacattaaaaaatagaaagaatgaaaatatgaaaagagcAGACACTGATTTTGAAAGAATTTtagcagaaaatggaaagaatgagaGACTAGGGAGTGAATGTGGCTAAGTTCATTACATACacaaatgcaaattttaaataaaaatgtaaaatataataaaaataatgagtaaATATCTACAGATATTACTGGCATTGGTCAGAGCTTTTGTTGAGATAACAGTCATAaagatatttttcatgtttttattgtttcaatATTTGTAATTAAGCATAACATGTTTCAAAAGCTAGGCAAGGAATTTTCCACTTTACTTCTTGCCAAActtacttttccttttattttgaaacaggttctcactAAGCTACCTAAGTTTATCTTAAACTTGTGATTCTATTGTCCCATCCTTCAAAGTGGCTGGGGTTATTGACCCTAGCTACATGAACTACCAGGCTTAGcaagaaaataaatagtaaaagagaactattttcattattttctataattcttactttaataataataaacctatTATGTATTATTAGCTGTATTATGTGTATTACCAaggaaattctcaaacaaaacgCATGTCCCAAATACATGAAATGAAATGCAGTtctatattctaatatatatataaattttattataaaaattaatttaaggaAAACTGTCAACtaaaaattcttttcttgatCATAAAGAATGCCTATTTTGTCAATGAAATCAAGTTAAAAGTGAATATTAAAGACTTAAGCCagataataaaaagtttattctTATGATTGAATGTGCTTATGTTTTTaatacattatttcttttttcatagaTACAATGGTCTCATCTCAAAGCATCTTCTCTGAACATAAAAAAATTTAGAATTtgcattgttttttctttgttgataaAGAAGTAAGCACTGAGGAAATGAATAATTCACCGTTGGGAAATCACATCACAATGGAAAAATTAAGACAAGCCACCTGATAATATCAAACCActtaacacaaagaaaaaaatctctaccAACCCTgtatctgatagaaggctaatatctaaaatataaaaagaactcaagaaagtagaccCCAGAAACCCaaataaccaaattttaaaaatggggtataaagcTAAAGAAAAAACTCTCAATTGACATACGGAATGGCTGTGacgcacctaaagaaatgtccaaaatccttaatcatcagggaaatgcaaatcaaaacaagcctaggatttcaccttacaccaatcagaatggctaagataaaaaactcaagtgacaccaaatgctggtgaggatgtggagaaagagaaatactcctctgttgctggtgggatttcaatctgttacaaccactttggaaatcaatctggaggttcctcagaaaattaaaaaccattctacctgaggacccagctatactgctcaaTGGTATAtttcaaaagatgctccaccatatcacatGAACACCTGctctatgttcacagcagccttatttataatagccagaatgtagaaacaacccagatgtccctcaacagaagaacagatacagaaaatgtggttcatttacacaatggaatactactcagcttcacgaattttgcaggcaaatggatgggaatAGAAACTATCATCTTGGGAGAGGTATCTCAgacacaaatgtatataaataatatatactcactgataactggatattagccctaaagctgagaatacccatgatacaactcacagaccaaatgaagcttAACAAGAGGAAAagccaaagtgtgaatgcttcaatctctcttagaaggagaaacaaagtaATCATGGGaagcaaagggagagagagagagacaaaagggGGAAGGATCATGtataggaagagacaggagggaatTCCAgggggccagaagaatgaatggaaatatgtagcagtgagaGATGGGTTGCGGAGGGcaggaaccactagaaagtcacaGATGCCATGGATGAGAGAGGATCCCAGGAACCAATGGggataacattagctgaaatgcccaacagtgggaaaaTAGAACCTGAAGAGTCACCTTGAGTAGTTTGACATGGCTCAGATTTGAATGATGtaaccacccacccatctcaaatgtttaacccagaactgttcctgtctaaaggaaataaagggacaaaaatacaagcagagaggaaaggtcctccagagactgacccaccttGGGATTTATTTCATCTACAGAAACCAAACCCCagcactattgctgatgctaagataTGCTTATAGTCAGGAGCTTGTTAGTCAGAGGTTCTACCACTACTTGACTAAAACAGTTGCAGGTACTCACAgacaatcattggactgagcctagggacctcaatggaagagttaggtgaaggaatgaagaagttaaaggggattgcaacccccatagtaagaacaatatcaattaaccgGACCACCTAGAGCTTcgagagactaaaccaccaaccaaagagtatacatggagggatccatagcTCCAGGTTCATATGTagctggcatcagtgggaggggaggcgcTTGGTCTTggagagacttgatgccccagagatggaggatgctagagggttgaggtgggagtgggtaggtggctgGTGGGGCAAaatcttagaggcaaaggggagggaaaggaagaggcctTGTGGAGGAAAGACCAGGAAGGGGTACAACAAttgaaaaaaagagggaaatatACTTTTGTTACAATGACTGGAAATATATAACaatcaattaaaaaatgataggaatattgaaaagatactcaCATGATCGATTAGTTCACGAACCATTCCATTCCATTGTCCGTTTACATCATCCTGGGCTCCATATTTCCCATCCTCCACAAGCCTAATTTCATATGTAAAGCCAAGGATTGTAGATAACTCTCGTAGAAGATCAATACAGTAGCCTTCAAATCGATCATTCCCATAGAGAGGTTTGTCAGACTTCTTAAACAAGACATATGGTTCTTCCTGAAACATTAAACACAAAACAGTGATACACAGTCAACCAGGACACAGTATGAGAACAATTGGATTTGGAAGACAGAAAGTATATCATGAATTTAGGACAACAatcaatttaattttcttctgattgtttttttaaCACAGTTTAAATCTTAAGAATGGAGacattgatattttttaaagaatattgttCCCTACAAAAGAATATTTAACTATAAATTCCCACTGTGTAAATACAGTACCTAATACTacaatttgtaatttaaaatattaatatataattttaccatCATTAAAATAACCAAATTTGAATTATACTACTTATTCAATAGCTGATGTACTGTTTCAATCAGATCTATGAATGAGAAAGAATGATGAGTTCTTGCTTCCTATGCACAATTATAACTCATATTAACCTTTGTaataaaaccatgaatttgcAAGTGGTACAATAAACTATGGAGGAAAATGTAGCTGCTTTCTTAAAACATAGAGAGACAGTCTGATGATCAATAGTTCTACACATATTCAGTCTATTCCTACTATAAGTAATACCCATttctacatgaaaaaaaatcattcagccAATGCATTTATGCCGTAGCAGATATTAAATACATAGGACACATAATTTCAGATGAAGATTAGTGATAAAGAGCCATAAGATAGGTCAATAGCACAGAGAATTACTGTGCAAGGcaagagaacacaaaggaaaattGACTTTTATCTCTTGAAGACTTTATTAAGGAGGTACATCCCAaatttagaaaaggaaacaagatATTCAAAACATTTAAAGTAAGTTTTAGAACTTAAGAAATACTACACTTGGAGATCAATAAGACATAGAAGAGTTCATGAAAAGAACGATGACTATCATGTGTTTAACATGACATTCAGTGCAGAAAGGGAGAAGTGATgcacaggctgagaatgaaaaaCATGAGGAGTCTAGCCCTGTGAGTCTCTAATGCAGCCGTcagtataaacatatatatgcttAGGTACAAAGAGAGTCTACAGTCAATCCACACTGAATGTGTCCAATCTTGCTAAGTGCAAATAGAAATCTGGCTCTAGCATATTTTGAGAAGCAGAGAGTGTTAACATATGCCAGGCTATTGCTGTGGCTACCTCTTCTTGTCTAACTCATATCAACCATTAATGATTTTAACATGTCCAAGTTTTGCCTTTATCAAAAggcaaatgtaaatgtaaaaatacagTATATAATCTTCTCAAATTGGTTTTCCATCATTTGTAGTGTGGATTTAGGATTTTCCCATGTCCCTTTTATGCTGATAGCTCATTTCCCTTTAGGACTGAATATTAGATTGTTCATATGTACCTCAGTTATTTGTCTATTTAAATAAAGTTCTGATAAAGCTCTGTAAAgctgatatatacatatgtatatatgtatatatatatatacatatatatatgtatatatataatatttaaaatatattccttaCAGGTAAATAGATTACTGCAAGTATGGCATTTACCCTTCCATCAAAAacacttcccctttctccctggCTTTCCAATTCAACACATTAGAGAACATTGTTCTGAAAAAaccattttatgtattttttctccATGCTTAAGAATGGAAGCCAGCCATAGGCTAACactatcttttctattttgtatttctGTTATAGACATATCTAATTATATCTTCTGTTAATCCTTCTACTAACTTTAAATAGTTTTAAACATATGTGATATTGGGTAGTGGTGCATATATATTTAGTttatacaaacaaataataatgcATACTCCATATTGAAAATTCATTATAGCAGAATAGTAAACTTTGCATCAAAAGTACACACTGCATGACAGATAAGAGGTTTATAGTAAAATGACTACTGCAGTGACTGAGGCAATCAAAGCCCTAGTCAACAAGCAAAGCCATGGTTCCTGAACTAGAGGAAAACAAATATTAGAAACTTCTGAAATATATAACTGATTCTATTCTGTTACAGTGTGGTAGCAACAAAGCCATAGTTCCAGAAGCGATTTAAAGAGAGCTGAATATTTAGAGGGGAAAAATTATAATGCCCTGTAGATGAGAGGTTAGACTGAAAATTCTAGGTAGTTAGAATGATAGTCAAATGAATCATGTAAGTACAGTCAATTGATTCTACAGAATTCATACTCTGATTTTAAACCTACTACTATTCGTAAGTAAATTGATAATGTTTGGTTGTCTTTATTCCAATGGCACAGATTAAATAACTTAAATTCCATGCATTAAGCAATATGGTAGTTGACATTTTCCTAAGCACTTATTTTGATGCTTGGACTTCCTCTAAGTcctttaattatatatttctcaTAATGACTACATGATATCAGTGgcaatataattttcattttacagaagaCAAACTGAAAGAGAcaatgttaagattttttttttttaatttttgccaaAGACCAGCAGCCAACAGTTATTCATACTCCTGGAACACTTAAGAACAAGCCTCCCTATTAATTTATCTTTAGCAATCAGTTTCACACTTCATATGAATGCATAATTATGTATAACTCATTATGTAACTGAATACATGTTGTATTGCTTTATGATTTTTAATCAACTGGGATTAGACATTGGGCTCTACTACATGCAAAATGGTATTATTTATTGAACAGTATAATCAAGACATCATTACAGAAGAGACCAAGGACATCATTACAGAAAAGAGTAAGGAATAAACACAtaatacagaaaattaattttctaggTGACAAATTAACACCCTTTTCTGAACAaagaacatcttttaaaaatgaatatatttaaagaatttgTGACAATAGCACATTATTCATCATGTTGAAGGAGCAACACATGAATATTTTTGTCATTAAAGTCATAATTGATACTATTCTGTATGTTTTTTCCAAAGTACTAAtgttttcaatgaaaatgaatattttagatATACTAGAAAATTTTAACAGTGATGAATTTCATCTATGTGAGGTTTATAAAGGATATGTGTAAGGATGTAAAATGGTAAAATAACATCAGAAGTTTTATGCCATTTAATCTCATTCATCTGATTGTCCAATTGGCCATTCTaccaattaatttaattttatgtatctataagcaaataaaaaagcTCATGTCATAGGGAATTAAATTTATTGTTCCCTAGCTGATTAAAAACACCTTGCACATcactagagaaaaaaatgtatgccaCATATACCTTGTTAGTATTTATGGTTCTCTACAATGTCAAGTGTTACTGTTCTCATATTTAATTCTGATAAGTAAATCATAGTTTTTCACCTGGGATTTCTATCTCCAGCTATATTGTGTCAAAAAATAGTTTGACATCAAGTTATGACTTTCCTTTaaagtctctttctctgtttcactTGGCATATGGATAAATAACAACCTTGtgcacaagaaataaaaatggtacCAGAAGCAATTACTGAGTCACACACCAAGTTCAATGAATAATATGATAAAACTCTTTTGGGCAACTTTAGCAATTTCTCATATGGTCTCATATCTGTACATCAGCATTTGCTGGAAGTAAAAGCACCTCATTCCTTTGGCATGAGTAATAAGGATTCTTTCAGCGTTTCCACAGTCAAGTCCAATTTTAAGGGACACAGCAATACCTCATGTATTTTTATCTGCATTAAACTGGGAGTTGGcacaaaatgaaactaaaatcACTTCCTGAAGAAGTGATATATTTTTAAGGATGAAGGGAGCAAAAT
It includes:
- the LOC143441108 gene encoding glutamate receptor ionotropic, kainate 2-like; this translates as IGTWDPASGLNMTESQKGKPANITDSLSNRSLIVTTILEEPYVLFKKSDKPLYGNDRFEGYCIDLLRELSTILGFTYEIRLVEDGKYGAQDDVNGQWNGMVRELIDH